In Streptomyces sp. 840.1, one DNA window encodes the following:
- a CDS encoding STAS domain-containing protein: MDLSLSTRNVSGPGGDRTVVEVGGEIDVYTAPKLREQLVELVNDGSYHLVVDMEGVDFLDSTGLGVLVGGLKRVRAHEGSLRLVCNQERILKIFRITGLTKVFPIHTTVDEAVAATD, encoded by the coding sequence GTGGACCTGTCCTTGTCGACTCGCAATGTGTCCGGCCCTGGTGGCGACCGTACGGTCGTCGAGGTCGGTGGCGAGATTGATGTGTATACCGCGCCCAAGCTGCGCGAGCAGTTGGTCGAGTTGGTGAATGACGGCAGCTACCACTTGGTTGTCGACATGGAAGGCGTCGACTTTCTCGACTCCACCGGCCTCGGCGTGCTCGTGGGCGGCTTGAAGCGTGTGCGGGCCCATGAGGGCTCGTTGCGCCTGGTCTGCAACCAGGAGCGCATTCTCAAGATTTTCAGGATCACCGGTCTCACCAAGGTGTTCCCGATTCACACCACGGTCGATGAGGCCGTCGCGGCAACCGACTGA
- a CDS encoding ATP-binding protein, whose product MATVELRFSAQPEHVRTARLVAAAVARRAGVDEAVLDEVRLAVGEACSRAVGLHRSHGITAPVTVVLIEEEKSFSIEVGDEVPGPRGDGSVTGMSGRAGDTPAVGPDEPEPDPDGDGEDEMGLAVISGLVDDVEVRSGADGGVIRMSWPKTPATVLR is encoded by the coding sequence ATGGCCACCGTTGAACTCCGCTTCAGCGCCCAGCCCGAACACGTCAGGACGGCCCGCCTCGTGGCGGCTGCCGTGGCGCGCCGGGCCGGGGTCGACGAGGCAGTGCTCGACGAGGTCAGGCTCGCCGTGGGAGAGGCCTGCAGCCGCGCTGTCGGGCTGCATCGCAGCCATGGCATCACCGCCCCGGTCACGGTCGTCCTGATCGAGGAGGAGAAGTCCTTCTCCATCGAGGTCGGCGACGAGGTTCCGGGCCCGCGCGGCGACGGGTCCGTCACCGGCATGTCCGGACGCGCGGGCGACACGCCCGCCGTGGGGCCGGACGAGCCGGAACCCGATCCGGACGGCGACGGCGAGGACGAGATGGGCCTCGCGGTCATCAGCGGCCTGGTCGACGACGTGGAAGTCAGATCCGGCGCGGACGGCGGAGTCATCCGGATGAGCTGGCCGAAGACGCCGGCGACCGTACTGCGCTGA
- a CDS encoding sodium-translocating pyrophosphatase, producing MAGFGTTPLAELTHYSALSDPPTTLAAAVLTDDNRVIVIVVAVVAVAALLVAQLLARQVLAAGEGTERMKEIAAAVQEGANAYLARQLRTVGIFAVVVFFLLLLLPADNWSQRAGRSVFFLVGALFSAATGYIGMRLAVRSNVRVAAAAREATPAEGEPEKDLTAVSHKATKIAFRTGGVVGMITVGLGLLGASCVVLGYAADAPKVLEGFGLGAALIAMFMRVGGGIFTKAADVGADLVGKVEQGIPEDDPRNAATIADNVGDNVGDCAGMAADLFESYAVTLVAALILGKAAFGDAGLAFPLIVPAIGVITAMIGVFAVAPRRSDRSGMTAINRGFFISAVISLVLVAVAVFVYLPSTYADLDGVTDESITSHGGDPRVFALVAVAIGIVLAALIQQLTGYFTETNRRPVRDIGKSSLTGPATVVLAGISIGLESAVYTALLIGLGVYGAFLLGGTSIMLALFAVALAGTGLLTTVGVIVAMDTFGPVSDNAQGIAEMSGDVSGAGAQVLTDLDAVGNTTKAITKGIAIATAVLAAAALFGSYRDAIATAVDDVGASAGEMGLSLDISQPNNLVGLILGAAVVFLFSGLAINAVSRSAGAVVYEVRRQFRDHPGIMDYTEKPEYGRVVDICTKDALRELATPGLLAVLAPIAVGFSFGVGALGSYLAGAIGTGTLMAVFLANSGGAWDNAKKLVEDGHHGGKGSDAHAATVIGDTVGDPFKDTAGPAINPLLKVMNLVALLIAPAVVKFSYGEDANAAVRAVVAALAIVVIVGAVYVSKRRGIAVGDDGDSGGEGGGSSARPSDPATVQ from the coding sequence ATGGCGGGGTTCGGCACCACACCACTGGCAGAACTGACGCACTATTCCGCACTTTCCGACCCACCCACCACTCTCGCGGCAGCGGTGCTCACCGATGACAACCGTGTCATCGTGATCGTCGTCGCGGTCGTCGCCGTCGCGGCCCTGCTGGTCGCCCAGCTGCTGGCACGTCAGGTGCTGGCGGCCGGTGAGGGCACCGAACGCATGAAGGAGATCGCGGCCGCCGTCCAGGAAGGGGCGAATGCCTATCTGGCCCGGCAGCTGCGCACGGTAGGAATCTTCGCCGTCGTCGTCTTCTTCCTTCTTCTCCTGCTTCCGGCCGACAACTGGTCCCAGCGCGCAGGCCGTTCGGTGTTCTTCCTGGTGGGTGCGCTTTTCTCGGCGGCCACCGGATACATCGGGATGCGGCTCGCTGTACGGAGCAATGTGCGGGTGGCCGCCGCCGCACGTGAGGCGACTCCCGCAGAAGGCGAACCGGAAAAGGATCTCACCGCCGTCTCGCACAAAGCGACGAAGATCGCATTCCGTACCGGGGGTGTGGTCGGCATGATCACCGTGGGCCTCGGGCTCCTGGGTGCCTCCTGCGTGGTGCTCGGCTATGCCGCGGACGCGCCCAAGGTGCTGGAGGGCTTCGGGCTCGGAGCGGCGCTGATCGCGATGTTCATGAGGGTCGGCGGCGGCATCTTCACCAAGGCCGCCGACGTCGGTGCGGACCTGGTCGGCAAGGTGGAACAGGGAATTCCGGAAGACGATCCGCGCAATGCCGCCACCATCGCCGACAACGTGGGCGACAACGTCGGGGACTGCGCGGGTATGGCGGCCGACCTCTTCGAGTCGTACGCAGTGACGCTGGTCGCCGCGCTCATCCTCGGCAAGGCCGCCTTCGGCGACGCGGGACTCGCCTTTCCGCTGATCGTTCCGGCGATCGGCGTGATCACCGCGATGATCGGCGTCTTCGCGGTCGCGCCGCGGCGCAGTGACCGCAGCGGGATGACCGCCATCAACCGCGGTTTCTTCATCTCGGCGGTCATCTCGCTCGTTCTGGTGGCCGTGGCGGTCTTCGTCTACCTGCCGTCCACGTACGCGGACCTGGACGGGGTCACCGATGAGTCCATCACCTCGCACGGTGGGGATCCGCGGGTGTTCGCGCTGGTCGCCGTTGCCATCGGCATCGTGCTGGCGGCCCTGATCCAGCAGCTGACGGGCTATTTCACCGAGACCAACCGCCGTCCGGTCCGGGACATCGGCAAGTCCTCGCTGACCGGACCGGCCACCGTCGTACTCGCGGGTATCTCCATCGGTCTGGAGTCCGCCGTCTACACCGCGCTGCTGATCGGGCTCGGTGTCTACGGGGCGTTCCTGCTCGGCGGCACGTCGATCATGCTGGCCCTCTTCGCGGTGGCGCTGGCCGGTACCGGTCTGCTCACCACCGTCGGGGTCATCGTCGCCATGGACACCTTCGGCCCGGTATCCGACAACGCGCAGGGCATCGCCGAGATGTCCGGCGATGTCAGCGGCGCCGGTGCGCAGGTCCTCACCGACCTGGACGCCGTCGGCAACACCACCAAGGCCATCACCAAGGGCATCGCCATCGCGACCGCCGTTCTGGCGGCGGCGGCGCTCTTCGGTTCCTACCGCGACGCGATCGCCACCGCCGTCGATGACGTGGGCGCCTCGGCCGGGGAGATGGGGCTGAGCCTGGACATCTCGCAGCCCAACAACCTGGTGGGTCTGATCCTCGGCGCCGCGGTCGTGTTCCTCTTCTCCGGCCTGGCCATCAACGCGGTGTCCCGGTCGGCCGGGGCCGTGGTCTACGAGGTGCGGAGGCAGTTCCGCGATCACCCCGGGATCATGGACTACACGGAGAAGCCGGAGTACGGGCGCGTCGTCGACATCTGCACCAAGGACGCGCTGCGCGAGCTGGCCACGCCCGGTCTGCTGGCGGTGCTGGCGCCGATCGCGGTCGGTTTCAGCTTCGGGGTGGGGGCGCTCGGCTCGTATCTCGCCGGTGCGATCGGCACCGGCACGCTGATGGCGGTCTTCCTCGCCAACTCCGGTGGTGCGTGGGACAACGCCAAGAAGCTGGTCGAGGACGGTCACCACGGCGGCAAGGGGAGCGACGCCCACGCCGCGACCGTCATCGGCGACACGGTCGGTGACCCCTTCAAGGACACGGCCGGGCCGGCGATCAACCCCTTGCTCAAGGTGATGAACCTGGTGGCGCTGCTCATCGCGCCCGCGGTGGTGAAGTTCAGCTACGGCGAGGACGCGAACGCCGCGGTGCGCGCGGTGGTGGCGGCGCTCGCCATCGTGGTCATCGTCGGTGCGGTCTACGTCTCCAAGCGGCGCGGGATCGCCGTCGGCGACGACGGGGACTCCGGAGGCGAGGGCGGGGGCAGCTCGGCCCGGCCGAGCGACCCGGCGACCGTCCAGTGA
- a CDS encoding small secreted protein — MNKKLAAALSGGAVLVLTLSGCSDDSDNKVNDWAKKVCDQVQPQLQKIANANASIQQQTADNSKPADVQKTDSAAFKQISQAYKALGSAVDSAGPPPVDDGETTQKEAVKELNASSVAYANLQKKVDDLDTKDQAKFADGLKDIADELNKISTNGDQALKKLQSGEVGNAMAKQKGCQKPTAPASPSADSSKSASPSKDSKNSEDPKDAKGSKEASSSASAGEKS, encoded by the coding sequence GTGAACAAGAAGCTTGCAGCCGCGCTGTCCGGCGGTGCGGTACTGGTACTTACGCTGTCGGGCTGCAGCGACGACAGCGACAACAAGGTGAACGACTGGGCCAAGAAGGTCTGTGACCAGGTCCAGCCCCAGCTGCAGAAGATCGCGAACGCCAACGCCTCCATCCAGCAGCAGACCGCGGACAACAGCAAGCCCGCCGACGTCCAGAAGACCGACTCGGCCGCCTTCAAGCAGATCTCGCAGGCGTACAAGGCGCTCGGCTCGGCCGTCGACTCGGCGGGCCCGCCGCCGGTCGACGACGGCGAGACCACGCAGAAGGAGGCCGTGAAGGAGCTCAACGCCTCCTCCGTGGCCTACGCGAACCTGCAGAAGAAGGTCGATGATCTCGACACGAAGGACCAGGCGAAGTTCGCGGACGGCCTCAAGGACATCGCTGACGAGCTGAACAAGATCAGCACCAACGGTGACCAGGCGCTGAAGAAGCTCCAGTCCGGCGAGGTCGGCAACGCCATGGCCAAGCAGAAGGGCTGCCAGAAGCCGACGGCCCCCGCATCGCCGTCCGCCGACTCCTCCAAGTCGGCGTCTCCCTCGAAGGACTCGAAGAACTCCGAGGACCCGAAGGACGCGAAGGGCTCCAAGGAGGCGTCTTCCTCCGCCTCGGCCGGCGAGAAGTCGTAA
- a CDS encoding methyltransferase produces MGHVSKTSLPAPDHATRLREALLAAAFTADGLLDLLGAPAYAALARSETVPALRATRGDAPLDTLVRLFLLQRPVPSGRAAAVLPLPECVADGWLTETDGEVRASVDVRPYGGPDGQDWFIVSDLGCAVGGAGGIGSHEEGVVLGIGGASTTLAGITVRRPVAAALDIGTGSGIQALHASQHATQVTATDLNPRALGFTRLTLALSGAAPADLREGSLYEPVAGETYDLIVSNPPFVISPGARLTYRDGGMAGDDLCRTLVQQTGERLNEGGYAHFLANWQHTEDEEWQDRLRSWVPQGCDAWVVQREVQDVTQYAELWLRDSGDHRTEPAEYAARYDAWLDEFEARGTKGVGFGWITLRKSAAAAAGDPSIVIEEWPHAVEQPLGPAIETHFARQDYLRDQDDAALLTGHFTLAAEVVQEQVGLPGAEDPEHVVLRQNRGMRRATKVDAVGAGFAGVCDGSLPAGRILDAIAQLMNEDPVLLRDRTPQAIRLLVEEGFLEPVPPAGRTAG; encoded by the coding sequence ATGGGTCACGTGAGTAAGACCAGCCTTCCCGCACCCGACCATGCGACCCGGCTTCGCGAAGCCCTGCTCGCCGCCGCCTTCACCGCCGACGGGCTCCTCGACCTGCTCGGCGCACCCGCCTACGCCGCGCTCGCCCGCAGCGAGACCGTCCCGGCGCTGCGCGCCACCCGGGGCGACGCGCCGCTCGACACGCTCGTACGGCTCTTCCTCCTCCAGCGCCCGGTCCCCTCCGGGCGGGCGGCCGCCGTGCTGCCGCTGCCGGAGTGCGTGGCGGACGGCTGGCTGACCGAGACGGACGGCGAGGTGCGCGCGTCCGTCGACGTGCGGCCCTACGGCGGACCGGACGGCCAGGACTGGTTCATCGTCTCCGACCTGGGCTGCGCCGTCGGCGGCGCGGGCGGCATCGGTTCGCACGAGGAGGGCGTCGTCCTCGGTATCGGCGGCGCCTCCACCACCCTCGCCGGGATCACCGTCCGCAGGCCCGTCGCCGCCGCCCTCGACATCGGTACGGGCTCCGGCATCCAGGCGCTGCACGCCTCGCAGCACGCCACCCAGGTCACCGCCACCGACCTCAATCCGCGTGCCCTCGGCTTCACCCGGCTCACCCTCGCCCTGTCCGGCGCCGCCCCGGCCGATCTGCGCGAGGGTTCCCTCTACGAACCGGTCGCGGGAGAGACGTACGACCTGATCGTCTCCAACCCGCCCTTCGTCATCTCGCCCGGCGCCCGGCTCACCTACCGCGACGGCGGCATGGCGGGCGACGACCTGTGCCGGACCCTGGTGCAGCAGACCGGCGAGCGGCTGAACGAGGGCGGTTACGCCCACTTCCTGGCCAACTGGCAGCACACCGAGGACGAGGAGTGGCAGGACCGGCTGCGCTCCTGGGTGCCGCAGGGCTGTGACGCCTGGGTGGTGCAGCGCGAGGTCCAGGACGTCACGCAGTACGCGGAGCTGTGGCTGCGCGACAGCGGCGACCACCGCACGGAGCCCGCGGAGTACGCGGCTCGGTACGACGCCTGGCTGGACGAGTTCGAGGCCAGGGGGACCAAGGGCGTCGGATTCGGCTGGATCACGCTGCGGAAGTCCGCCGCGGCGGCCGCCGGGGACCCGTCGATCGTGATCGAGGAGTGGCCGCATGCGGTGGAGCAGCCGCTCGGACCGGCCATCGAGACGCACTTCGCCCGCCAGGACTATCTGCGGGACCAGGACGACGCGGCGCTGCTGACCGGTCACTTCACCCTGGCCGCCGAGGTCGTACAGGAGCAGGTCGGGCTGCCGGGGGCCGAGGATCCCGAACATGTGGTGCTCCGTCAGAACCGAGGTATGCGGCGGGCGACGAAGGTCGACGCGGTGGGTGCCGGATTCGCCGGCGTGTGCGACGGATCGCTGCCCGCGGGCCGGATCCTCGACGCCATCGCCCAGCTGATGAACGAGGACCCGGTGCTGCTGCGCGACCGCACCCCGCAGGCCATCCGGCTGCTGGTCGAGGAGGGCTTCCTGGAGCCGGTGCCCCCGGCGGGGCGGACGGCCGGATGA
- a CDS encoding ABC transporter permease produces the protein MNGLFTSVFTLSAACLLLGLRIPVGAVPGLAAVLLAAAAGCSAFGLALGALGLRLGDVFLISNVASSVLLVLTGANVPRESLPEWMRAVGAVLPLAHATEAARELSAGAGLDVRDLAAELGTGAGHALLAVVLLTVFERGSRRRATLDVM, from the coding sequence CTGAACGGCCTCTTCACCAGCGTCTTCACGCTCTCCGCCGCATGCCTGCTGCTCGGTCTGCGGATTCCGGTTGGCGCTGTTCCCGGGCTGGCGGCGGTGCTGCTCGCCGCCGCGGCGGGGTGTTCCGCGTTCGGCCTCGCGCTCGGGGCGCTGGGGTTGCGCCTCGGGGATGTCTTCCTGATCTCGAACGTGGCGAGTTCGGTGCTCCTGGTGCTGACCGGCGCGAACGTGCCGAGGGAGAGTCTGCCGGAGTGGATGCGCGCCGTCGGCGCCGTACTGCCGCTGGCCCACGCGACCGAAGCGGCACGTGAGTTGTCCGCCGGCGCCGGGCTCGACGTCCGGGATCTCGCCGCCGAGCTCGGGACGGGGGCCGGGCACGCGCTGCTCGCCGTCGTGCTGCTGACGGTGTTCGAACGCGGAAGCCGGCGGCGGGCGACCCTCGACGTCATGTGA